In Alphaproteobacteria bacterium, the following proteins share a genomic window:
- the coaD gene encoding pantetheine-phosphate adenylyltransferase, which produces MSEAGVNEAGARAVYPGTFDPVTLGHVDIIGRAARLFDSLVVAVAADTGKAPLFSLDERTAMVEKAVAALPDGAGQRIRVRPFDGLLVDLAREERARAIVRGLRAVSDFEFEFQMVGMNTRLDPTLETVFLMASEKHTFIASRFVKEVARLGGDVSSFVAPDIARALRAKYAAGSGDPAA; this is translated from the coding sequence CCCGGCACCTTCGACCCGGTGACCCTGGGCCATGTGGACATTATCGGCCGGGCGGCGCGCCTGTTCGACAGCCTGGTGGTGGCGGTGGCGGCGGATACGGGCAAGGCGCCGCTGTTCAGCCTGGACGAGCGAACGGCCATGGTGGAGAAGGCGGTGGCGGCCCTGCCCGATGGCGCCGGCCAACGCATCCGGGTGCGGCCGTTCGACGGGCTGCTGGTGGATCTGGCGCGCGAGGAAAGGGCACGGGCCATCGTCCGTGGCCTGCGTGCCGTCTCTGACTTTGAGTTCGAGTTTCAGATGGTCGGTATGAACACGCGGCTGGACCCAACGCTGGAGACCGTATTTCTCATGGCCTCGGAAAAGCACACCTTCATCGCCTCGCGCTTCGTCAAGGAAGTGGCGCGGCTGGGCGGCGATGTATCCAGCTTTGTGGCGCCGGACATCGCCCGGGCGTTGCGCGCCAAATATGCCGCCGGCAGCGGCGACCCGGCCGCCTGA
- a CDS encoding TlpA disulfide reductase family protein, giving the protein MPDFALNRRAVLAAGVGLAAASVATLSLPGTGQAATLDSALQTALKGQRVLRDPVTDAAFDGRPVLVTFFASWCPPCRAEMGHLQSYIDKHGDTVSMIAVNWMEDFAGPIDTARLNRFLDVVPASMPVIQADGRLTQAMGGVLSVPAVFIFDGQGQEVFTLGGGQGQIGRYFITEDQLTTVIAGLS; this is encoded by the coding sequence ATGCCTGACTTTGCCCTGAACCGCCGCGCCGTGCTGGCCGCTGGTGTCGGCCTTGCCGCGGCGTCCGTCGCGACCCTGTCCCTGCCCGGCACCGGCCAAGCGGCAACCCTCGACAGCGCGTTGCAGACCGCTCTGAAGGGCCAGCGGGTGCTGCGCGACCCGGTCACCGACGCGGCATTCGACGGCCGGCCCGTGCTGGTCACCTTCTTCGCCAGTTGGTGCCCGCCATGCCGCGCTGAAATGGGGCACCTGCAAAGCTATATCGATAAGCACGGTGATACCGTCAGCATGATTGCGGTCAACTGGATGGAGGACTTCGCCGGCCCCATAGATACCGCCCGTCTCAACCGTTTCCTCGATGTGGTTCCCGCTTCCATGCCGGTGATTCAGGCCGATGGCCGCCTTACTCAGGCCATGGGCGGCGTGCTGTCCGTGCCGGCGGTGTTTATCTTCGACGGCCAGGGTCAGGAAGTCTTCACGCTGGGCGGTGGTCAGGGCCAGATCGGCCGCTACTTCATCACCGAGGATCAGCTCACCACCGTCATCGCCGGCCTGTCATAG
- a CDS encoding cold-shock protein: MKMTTGTVKFFNVSKGYGFIAPDDGSKDVFVHVSALERAGLQTLNEGQKLSFEIQPDARGPKAVNLQAE, encoded by the coding sequence ATGAAAATGACCACAGGTACCGTAAAGTTCTTCAACGTTTCCAAGGGCTATGGCTTCATCGCTCCTGACGACGGCTCGAAGGACGTGTTCGTCCATGTGTCCGCTCTTGAGCGGGCCGGACTCCAGACCCTGAACGAAGGCCAGAAGCTGAGCTTCGAGATTCAGCCTGACGCGCGCGGCCCCAAGGCCGTCAACCTGCAGGCCGAGTAG